In bacterium, a single window of DNA contains:
- a CDS encoding PAS domain S-box protein translates to MKKDHGNNHRISKIFIKPFSMLSFIGAVVIIYLVGHLTAPILTVLTFLFIIQYVINHRLCNWMNNQLQQDVAVLRQAEKALEESKKELIVRNKIADIFLTIPDDEMYAEVLQVILNFMESSLGYFGYINHDGAIVLPSLTGDVWDQCRMKNKDFVFPRQVWRGIWGRSLREKKTLFSNEPLPVPEGHISITRVLVVPIMYQGELIGQITVANKGADYTARDQEQLESIANQLAPVLHARIHRDRQNRERERMEEELRQAEIRYRTLFEHSPDGIVVIDPQTTMPLEFNPVAHQQLGYTREEFARLHICDYEAAEESETTQAHVKAILATGKDTFETLHRTKSGQIRNVLITVQTVELSGQPVLYSVFRDISERKKMEEELRQAEIRYRTLFENSPDGIIVVDPETGLPVDFNATAHQQLGYTREEFARLHVTDFSACKPDRCRTCKKKILANGQVTFETQHYTKSGRTIDILVTVIQVELSGRSLLYRVCRDITEQKEMERALRESRQRKKAILDNIPDIAWLKDKDSRFILANRAFGQTCGVDLDDLPGKTDLDLWPRDLAEKYRADDREVMRSGKRIVIDEPLTDKDGIIHWIETIKTPIYNEQGEVIGTTGIARNITERKTAEEALHMAKEAAEAATRAKSEFLANMSHEIRTPMNGIIGMIDLVSDTQLTSEQREYLNMAKTSADSLMGLLNDILDFSKMEAGRLDLEKIDFDLRTTLETSTEALAIRAHKKGLELICHIRQDVPTMLTGDPGRLRQILVNLVGNAIKFTEKGEVVIVCGVESEDAESVMLHFSVSDTGIGIPRDKQGIIFESFRQVDGSATRQYGGTGLGLSICQQLTEMMGGKIWVESKPGKGSTFHFTARFTMQSDKKPIEAESRPADLLDLPVLIVDDNETNRKILMEMVSSWGLLPGEARDGKSALAEMEAAAFAHSPYRLVLLDVQMPGMDGFEVSRRIKNNPALADARIIVLTSLGQRGETKICRELGISAYLLKPIRQSELFNAISQVMGGVIYGQEQAAPSLVTRHTLREKKNRRSLSILLAEDDPINQKVAVGMLKKQGYLVQVAEDGEKALMVLDHQPVDLVLMDVQMPVMDGFEATRAIREREKLSGLHTPIIAITAHAMKGDKDRCLEAGMDGYISKPIKMTELEQEIERLIPASGLADIEVEDAPSPPAKVLAREVLARKVFDASNTLVNLDGDRKLLREVVDLFRKKAPTQIQQLNEAYLNDETSLLEHLAHSLKGSAANVGANRLSDASFRLELAARGGEREKFGELIQRIEQEMESYETLLSGFSWESIQ, encoded by the coding sequence ATGAAAAAAGACCACGGAAACAACCACAGGATTAGTAAAATTTTTATCAAACCTTTTAGCATGCTGTCATTCATCGGGGCTGTTGTCATCATCTATCTGGTAGGGCATCTCACGGCACCGATTCTGACAGTTCTCACCTTTCTCTTTATCATCCAGTATGTTATCAATCATCGTCTGTGTAATTGGATGAATAATCAATTACAGCAAGATGTTGCCGTGCTCAGGCAGGCAGAAAAAGCGCTTGAGGAATCCAAGAAGGAGTTGATTGTCCGGAACAAAATCGCTGATATTTTTCTCACTATTCCGGATGATGAAATGTATGCTGAAGTATTGCAGGTTATCCTCAACTTCATGGAAAGCAGTCTTGGATACTTCGGATATATCAACCATGATGGGGCCATTGTCTTACCCTCCCTGACCGGAGATGTCTGGGATCAGTGCCGGATGAAAAACAAAGACTTTGTTTTCCCCCGCCAGGTATGGAGGGGCATTTGGGGCAGGTCTCTCAGAGAGAAAAAGACCCTCTTTTCCAATGAACCTCTCCCTGTGCCTGAAGGGCATATCTCTATAACAAGGGTTCTGGTTGTCCCTATCATGTATCAAGGAGAGCTTATCGGTCAGATCACAGTTGCCAACAAGGGGGCCGATTATACGGCCAGGGATCAGGAACAGCTTGAAAGCATCGCCAACCAGCTGGCTCCGGTACTTCACGCAAGGATTCACAGAGACAGGCAAAACAGAGAGCGCGAGCGGATGGAGGAGGAACTTCGACAGGCGGAAATCCGCTACCGAACTCTCTTTGAACACTCGCCCGACGGGATTGTGGTTATCGACCCCCAGACCACAATGCCGTTAGAATTCAACCCTGTTGCCCACCAGCAACTGGGCTATACCCGCGAGGAGTTTGCCAGGCTGCACATTTGTGATTATGAGGCGGCTGAAGAGAGCGAGACAACCCAGGCCCATGTAAAGGCAATATTAGCCACTGGTAAGGATACTTTTGAAACTCTGCACCGTACCAAATCGGGCCAGATCCGGAATGTGCTGATTACGGTGCAGACAGTCGAGCTGTCAGGACAGCCTGTACTCTACTCTGTTTTTCGAGACATCAGCGAACGAAAGAAAATGGAGGAGGAACTTCGACAGGCGGAAATCCGCTACCGAACTCTCTTTGAAAACTCACCCGACGGCATTATAGTTGTAGACCCTGAAACCGGGCTGCCGGTTGATTTCAACGCTACTGCCCACCAGCAACTGGGCTATACCCGCGAGGAGTTTGCCAGGCTGCACGTTACTGATTTTTCTGCCTGTAAACCTGACAGGTGTCGGACCTGCAAAAAGAAAATACTGGCCAATGGGCAGGTTACCTTTGAAACCCAACACTATACCAAATCAGGCCGGACTATCGACATCCTGGTTACGGTCATACAGGTTGAGTTATCCGGCAGGTCTTTACTTTACCGGGTTTGCCGGGACATCACTGAGCAAAAGGAAATGGAGCGGGCTCTCCGGGAGAGCAGGCAGCGGAAAAAAGCCATCCTTGACAATATTCCGGATATTGCCTGGCTGAAAGATAAGGATAGCAGGTTTATTCTTGCCAATAGAGCCTTTGGTCAAACCTGCGGCGTAGATCTGGATGATTTGCCGGGGAAGACTGATCTGGATCTCTGGCCCCGGGATCTGGCTGAGAAGTACCGGGCTGACGACCGGGAAGTCATGCGGTCAGGTAAAAGAATAGTCATCGATGAGCCTCTGACAGACAAGGATGGTATAATTCACTGGATAGAGACAATCAAGACACCGATTTACAACGAACAGGGGGAAGTCATCGGTACGACCGGCATTGCCCGTAACATCACGGAACGCAAAACCGCGGAAGAAGCCCTGCATATGGCCAAGGAGGCTGCCGAGGCTGCAACCAGGGCCAAAAGTGAATTTCTGGCCAATATGTCCCATGAAATCCGCACCCCGATGAATGGCATCATCGGCATGATCGATCTTGTTTCGGACACTCAACTGACCAGTGAACAGCGGGAGTATCTGAATATGGCCAAGACTTCGGCCGATTCCCTCATGGGTCTGCTCAACGATATCCTGGATTTTTCCAAGATGGAAGCCGGACGGCTGGATCTCGAAAAGATCGACTTCGATCTTCGCACGACCCTGGAAACATCCACCGAGGCACTTGCCATTCGGGCCCATAAGAAGGGGCTGGAGCTCATCTGCCATATCAGGCAGGATGTTCCAACCATGCTGACTGGCGATCCCGGCCGTTTGCGCCAGATTCTTGTCAATCTTGTTGGAAATGCCATCAAGTTTACCGAGAAAGGCGAAGTGGTGATTGTCTGCGGTGTCGAAAGCGAAGATGCAGAATCAGTCATGCTTCATTTCTCTGTCTCGGATACCGGAATTGGCATTCCCAGGGATAAGCAGGGGATTATCTTTGAAAGCTTCCGCCAGGTTGACGGCTCTGCCACCCGGCAGTATGGGGGGACCGGCCTTGGCCTGTCCATCTGTCAGCAGTTAACGGAAATGATGGGTGGTAAAATCTGGGTGGAAAGTAAACCCGGCAAGGGGAGTACTTTCCATTTCACGGCCAGGTTCACCATGCAGTCAGACAAAAAGCCGATCGAGGCGGAATCCCGACCGGCTGACCTTCTTGATTTACCTGTTCTGATTGTGGACGATAATGAAACCAACCGCAAGATCCTGATGGAGATGGTTTCCTCCTGGGGACTTTTGCCGGGGGAGGCCAGGGATGGGAAGAGCGCTCTGGCTGAAATGGAAGCAGCGGCTTTTGCTCATAGTCCCTACCGGCTGGTTCTTCTGGATGTTCAAATGCCCGGCATGGATGGCTTTGAGGTCAGCCGCCGGATTAAAAACAACCCCGCCCTGGCCGATGCCAGAATAATTGTGCTCACTTCGCTGGGACAAAGGGGAGAGACCAAGATTTGCAGGGAATTAGGGATTTCAGCCTATCTTCTCAAGCCAATCAGACAATCGGAGCTTTTTAATGCCATCAGTCAGGTCATGGGCGGCGTAATATATGGCCAGGAGCAGGCTGCACCCTCTCTGGTTACCCGGCACACACTCCGGGAAAAGAAGAACAGGCGAAGCCTGTCGATCCTCCTGGCAGAGGATGATCCTATCAACCAAAAGGTCGCTGTCGGTATGCTGAAAAAGCAGGGTTACTTGGTTCAGGTAGCTGAAGATGGAGAAAAGGCACTGATGGTCCTCGATCATCAGCCGGTCGATCTTGTCCTGATGGATGTCCAGATGCCGGTTATGGATGGTTTTGAGGCTACCAGGGCTATCCGGGAGCGGGAAAAGCTCTCCGGTCTCCATACCCCGATTATCGCCATAACTGCTCATGCCATGAAGGGAGATAAGGACAGGTGTCTTGAAGCAGGCATGGATGGCTATATCTCGAAGCCAATCAAAATGACTGAACTTGAGCAGGAGATTGAGCGGCTTATCCCGGCCTCCGGTCTGGCCGATATCGAGGTGGAAGATGCACCCTCACCGCCAGCAAAAGTACTGGCCAGAGAGGTATTGGCCAGGAAAGTATTCGATGCTTCAAATACTCTGGTCAATCTGGATGGAGACAGGAAGCTGTTAAGAGAGGTTGTTGACCTTTTCCGGAAAAAGGCGCCGACTCAAATCCAGCAGTTGAACGAGGCTTATCTGAATGATGAAACAAGTCTTCTCGAACACCTGGCACATTCCTTGAAAGGAAGCGCCGCCAATGTCGGAGCAAACAGGCTTTCCGATGCCTCTTTCCGCCTTGAGCTTGCCGCCAGAGGAGGGGAGAGAGAAAAATTCGGCGAACTGATTCAGCGCATCGAGCAGGAAATGGAGAGTTACGAAACTT
- a CDS encoding methyl-accepting chemotaxis protein — MLKNVKLGVKIVISFCVIIAIAIIIGVAGYRGMNNVMEGTDELADVCLPSVEHIFLMIEAQKGIAKGELALINRRLADTEIRRAAYEEIETAWKEADEAIKAYNSLPKSQEEDNLWKQLMLEWDQWKSGHLKFMDLSQAKDKLVAGGVDLNNSKVGELDNQLLEVYLQNRKSFLSVHAMLDKLIDINLRQGEEASKEADDVMASARKYLIGTMVIGTIIAVLLGLFFARSIAGIIKALLSESSRLTEAAVNGRLDARGDTDRINFEFRGIIQGINDTLDAVISPLNVAAEYIDRISKGDIPAKITDDYRGDFNEIKNNLNTMIDNLTTFALDTQRVAEQVASASQQMSSSTQQISQGATEQSSSAEEVSSSMEQMVANIKQNAENAQQTERIALKSANDAKESGHAVAETVTAMKDIAGKISIIEEIARQTNLLALNAAIEAARAGEYGKGFAVVASEVRKLAERSQIAAGEIGKLSSSSVEVAERAGEMLAKLVPDIQKTAELVQEISSASNEQNTGASQINKAIQQLDQVIQQNAGASEEMASTSEEMAAQAEQLRNTVNFFKIGNTARMGTEGRESNIGSAYKASAGSHKPGAAHAPHASFAAYASADNGKHSPPISPGTQTNGNGHHQDPADRDFEFV, encoded by the coding sequence ATGTTGAAGAACGTAAAACTGGGAGTGAAAATCGTCATCAGCTTTTGTGTGATTATTGCCATTGCAATAATAATCGGCGTGGCAGGCTATCGGGGCATGAATAACGTTATGGAAGGCACGGACGAACTTGCGGATGTCTGCCTGCCCAGTGTGGAGCACATATTCCTCATGATCGAGGCACAGAAAGGGATTGCCAAGGGAGAGCTTGCATTGATCAACCGCAGGTTGGCAGATACTGAAATCCGCAGGGCTGCCTACGAAGAGATTGAAACGGCATGGAAAGAGGCCGATGAAGCCATAAAGGCCTATAACTCCCTTCCCAAATCTCAGGAAGAGGATAACCTGTGGAAACAGCTCATGCTGGAATGGGACCAGTGGAAGAGCGGTCATCTGAAGTTCATGGACTTATCACAAGCCAAGGACAAACTGGTTGCCGGGGGTGTTGATCTGAACAATTCGAAAGTGGGTGAGCTTGATAATCAGTTACTTGAGGTTTACCTTCAGAACCGGAAATCCTTTCTTTCTGTGCATGCCATGCTCGATAAACTCATTGACATAAATCTGCGGCAGGGCGAAGAAGCGTCCAAAGAAGCTGATGATGTCATGGCATCCGCTCGGAAGTACCTGATAGGGACAATGGTCATCGGCACTATTATAGCGGTCTTACTTGGGCTGTTCTTTGCCAGAAGCATTGCCGGTATAATCAAGGCACTCCTGTCCGAATCCAGCCGGTTAACCGAAGCCGCGGTCAATGGACGATTGGACGCCCGTGGAGATACTGACAGGATTAACTTCGAGTTCAGGGGGATCATCCAGGGTATCAACGATACTCTCGATGCAGTGATCAGCCCGTTGAATGTGGCTGCCGAATATATAGACCGCATCAGCAAAGGTGATATCCCGGCAAAGATTACCGACGATTACCGGGGTGATTTCAACGAGATCAAGAATAACCTCAATACAATGATCGATAACCTGACCACTTTTGCCCTCGATACCCAAAGAGTTGCCGAGCAGGTCGCATCCGCAAGCCAGCAGATGAGCTCCAGCACGCAGCAGATATCCCAGGGGGCAACCGAACAATCCTCTTCGGCCGAAGAAGTATCCTCCTCAATGGAGCAGATGGTCGCAAATATCAAGCAGAATGCCGAAAATGCCCAGCAGACCGAAAGAATCGCCCTCAAATCCGCCAATGATGCCAAAGAGAGCGGCCATGCTGTGGCTGAAACCGTGACTGCCATGAAAGATATCGCCGGCAAGATCTCGATCATCGAGGAGATAGCCCGACAGACCAACCTTCTGGCCCTCAATGCCGCCATCGAGGCAGCACGCGCCGGAGAGTACGGAAAAGGCTTTGCCGTAGTAGCCTCTGAGGTACGCAAACTGGCCGAGCGAAGCCAGATAGCGGCAGGTGAAATCGGCAAACTGTCCTCGTCGAGTGTGGAAGTGGCGGAAAGAGCCGGTGAAATGCTCGCCAAACTGGTGCCGGATATTCAAAAGACTGCGGAACTTGTCCAGGAGATCAGCTCAGCCAGCAATGAACAGAATACGGGTGCTTCCCAGATCAATAAAGCCATCCAGCAGCTCGATCAGGTGATCCAGCAGAACGCCGGAGCATCCGAGGAAATGGCTTCCACATCCGAAGAAATGGCCGCGCAGGCCGAGCAGCTTCGGAACACCGTCAATTTTTTCAAGATCGGTAATACAGCCAGGATGGGGACTGAAGGCAGGGAAAGCAATATTGGCAGTGCTTATAAAGCATCTGCCGGTTCCCATAAGCCCGGTGCCGCTCATGCACCTCATGCCAGTTTCGCTGCATATGCATCGGCTGATAATGGCAAGCACTCACCCCCCATCAGCCCCGGCACTCAGACCAATGGAAACGGTCATCATCAAGACCCTGCCGACCGTGATTTTGAGTTCGTGTAA
- a CDS encoding CheR family methyltransferase, which yields MAFTYFFRDMHTLELIVRCMTPWARGRSRVRIWDAGCATGQEAYSLAMMFAENMGHFAFRNLHIDATDVDGSNLFGALISEGLYQGKELQRMPKAFFDKYFQPSGKTEYFKVVDSIRSRVCYQKHDLLSLQPIGEDFSLILCKNVLLHFQYAERVEVIKMFHKALAPGGYFATEQTQKLPEEVSRLFEKVTANAQLFRKIPGSREDYPLTPVAHIG from the coding sequence ATGGCTTTTACCTACTTTTTCCGGGATATGCACACCCTGGAACTTATCGTCAGGTGCATGACCCCCTGGGCCAGGGGCCGCAGTCGCGTCCGAATCTGGGATGCAGGCTGTGCCACGGGTCAGGAAGCATATTCTCTGGCCATGATGTTTGCTGAAAACATGGGCCATTTTGCCTTCAGAAATCTCCACATAGATGCAACGGATGTAGATGGCAGCAATCTCTTCGGGGCTCTTATTTCTGAAGGTCTCTATCAAGGCAAGGAGTTGCAAAGGATGCCGAAGGCATTCTTCGACAAATACTTTCAACCTTCCGGAAAGACTGAATATTTTAAAGTCGTTGATTCTATCAGAAGCCGGGTTTGTTACCAGAAACATGATCTGCTTTCTTTGCAGCCCATCGGAGAAGACTTTAGCCTGATCTTATGCAAGAATGTGCTGCTTCATTTTCAATATGCCGAGCGGGTGGAAGTGATAAAAATGTTCCATAAGGCACTGGCACCGGGAGGTTACTTCGCAACTGAACAGACCCAGAAGCTGCCGGAGGAAGTTTCCCGCCTCTTTGAAAAGGTGACTGCCAATGCCCAGTTGTTCAGGAAGATCCCGGGGAGTAGAGAAGATTATCCCTTAACCCCTGTCGCTCATATTGGATAG
- a CDS encoding chemotaxis protein CheW gives MSQATICNSNQYLTFTLGNELFAADIAKVREVLDFPTITRVPRMPDFLMGVTNLRDNVVPVIDMRLKFGMTPTERTVDTCVVIVETELSGEQVTIGCLADSVEEVLDLPQDQIEPPPKIGLGLDTEFLKGMGKQGDKFLMILDMDKVLSSSELQFARDAAEGTAPQGEAAGAGAGAE, from the coding sequence ATGAGTCAGGCTACTATCTGCAATTCCAATCAATACCTTACCTTTACGCTGGGAAATGAGCTGTTTGCCGCGGATATTGCCAAGGTTCGTGAAGTTCTGGATTTCCCCACTATTACCAGGGTGCCGCGCATGCCCGATTTCCTCATGGGAGTCACCAACCTGCGGGACAATGTGGTGCCGGTGATCGATATGCGGCTCAAGTTCGGTATGACACCCACCGAACGAACGGTAGACACCTGCGTGGTTATTGTCGAGACAGAGCTCAGCGGAGAGCAGGTTACCATCGGCTGTCTCGCTGACTCGGTTGAGGAAGTCCTCGATCTTCCCCAGGACCAGATCGAGCCCCCTCCCAAAATAGGGCTTGGCCTCGATACGGAATTCCTGAAGGGGATGGGTAAACAGGGAGACAAATTCCTGATGATTCTGGATATGGATAAAGTGCTCTCCAGCAGTGAACTCCAGTTTGCCAGGGATGCAGCAGAGGGGACAGCGCCGCAGGGCGAGGCGGCAGGCGCTGGCGCAGGCGCTGAGTGA
- a CDS encoding response regulator has protein sequence MRMLIVEDDFICRHILKESLAPYGGCDIAVDGDEAVQAFRLSWEENKPYDLICMDIMMPKVDGMEALSQIRRLEALMGIKKPSRVKVIMVTAIDDVNNMVKAINGKGANYYMVKPINKEKLIKLLTSMNFKCGS, from the coding sequence ATGAGGATGCTGATTGTTGAGGATGACTTTATTTGCCGTCACATTCTTAAAGAATCTCTTGCCCCATATGGCGGTTGTGATATTGCCGTCGATGGTGATGAAGCAGTCCAGGCTTTCCGGCTCTCCTGGGAGGAAAATAAGCCATATGATCTGATCTGCATGGATATCATGATGCCAAAAGTGGATGGTATGGAAGCCCTCAGCCAGATACGGAGGCTTGAAGCTCTCATGGGAATTAAAAAACCGTCCAGGGTGAAAGTGATTATGGTTACCGCAATCGATGATGTAAATAACATGGTTAAAGCAATCAACGGGAAGGGGGCTAATTACTATATGGTTAAACCGATCAATAAAGAAAAGCTCATCAAGCTCCTGACTTCGATGAATTTCAAGTGTGGCTCATAA